The Intrasporangium calvum DSM 43043 sequence TGCACCGGGCCCGCTCGAGCAGGTCGAGCACCGCCACCGAGATGGGCGGCCGGCGAAACGGTGACGAATCGCGGTCCGGCCGGCCCCATGAGGGTGAACGTGAGGTCGAACCTGAACCTGTGGAGGGACTGGTCTGCGTTGATGCGATGGTCATCGGCGGAGCTCCTTGTCAGTCGGCCTGGGTCCGTTGGCCTGGACAGTTGGCATGCGGCCAGTTGGCTCGGGCAGCCGCACTCGTCAGTGGGACTGGTCAGTCGGCGACCCGGACGAGAGACCACCGGTCCCCCGGCGCCGACTCGTCATGGGCAAGGTCGTAGACCCCCGGCGCGAACGACGAGCCGGGACTCGCCTCGACACGCCAGACCCGCTGCTCTCTCGCCGCTGCGGCGATCGAGCTGCCCGGCCCGACGTCGGCCTCCTCCGCGTCGAGCGCGTCCCGCCACCAGGCCCGTCGCTCCCGCCACTGCGAGAGGACGTCACGCACGACATAGAGTCGGCCACGCCAGATGAAGGCCTCCGGACGCTCCGGCTCCCCTACCCTGACCTCCACGGGATCACTGAACCTGCGCACCACGACACGTCTCCTTTCGGGACACACGTCGAGGCGGGAGAACCCGACCCAGACGACCGCTGCTCCACCGCGGACCGCCCGAACACCCTGCCGACGACTTGAACCTTGTTGTGGACCTCTGCTGAACGGTGGAGTCGAGAGAGCGAGCGGCTCACGCGCTCGGACTCGCCCACCGTATCGAACACCTGTTCGATTGAGTCAGCCTAACCCGCACCACTGACAGCTGCAACCAGTCCGGGGCTGGGACGCTGGCGCTACGGTGACCCCATGTCCGACCGGAGCCGAGAGTCCGACGCCGCGACGCGCGCGTCCACGGTCCTCGACCACCCCGCCGTGGCGCGGGTGCGCCAAGCCCTCTCCGATGCGGGCGTCCAGGCCGACATCGTCGTCCTCGACGGTGCGGCCCGCACCGCGGCCCAGGCTGCCGAAGCGCTCGGCACCTCAGTCTCCGCCATCGCCAACTCCCTCGTCTTCGTCGCGACGACGACCGACCATGTGACCGTCCCGCTCCTGGTCCTGACCTCGGGCGGTCACCGCGTCGACACGGACCATCTGGCCGTCACTCTCGGCTATGCGCGCATCGCCAAAGCGGATGCGGAGTTCGTCCGGGCAGCAACGGGATTCGCGATCGGCGGGGTTGCCCCAGTCGCGCACGCAGGTGCTGTGACGACGATGGTCGACGCCTCCCTGGCCGAGCACGAGGTCGTCTGGGCGGCCGCCGGGCATCCGCACACCGTGTTCCCGACGACGCACGACGAGCTCGTCCGGGTCACCGGCGGGCGCTCCGTCACCGTGCGCTGAGGCGGGGAAGCCACGTCCATCGGACGACAACGGCCCATCGGAGCCAGCCCAGCGGCATACTGCCTGAATCGGGCCAGCTGAGTATGCGTGCTCAGGCACTACGAACGACGGTCCGACAGAGTGACAGCGCGGGCCGGCCCGCGAACGGAGGGTTGCAGGGGTGCCGTCCGCTCGCGGATCGGCCCGTGCCGTATGCCGCTGGGCCCGGCGGGTGCCCCGCCGCGGACTCGGGGTGGCTCAGAGGTTGCCGTAGACCTCGAGCGTCGCCGACGACCGGTTCATCGTGATGAAGTGGATGCCGGGCGCACCCTCGTCGAGCATCCGACGCGCCGCCTCCGTGGCGATCGCCAGACCTTCGCGACGCACCGCCTCGGCGTCGTCACGGTGGCGCTCGAGCCGGTCGATGACGGCCTGCGGCATGGGCTGCCCCGCCAGCTCGGCCATCCGGACCACCTGGCGCGCGTTGGTGATCGGCATGAGGCCGGGGACCACCGGGAGCTGAGACCCGCGACGCGCGAGCTCGTCGCGAAGTCTCAGGTAGTTGTCGACGTCGAAGACCATCTGGGTGATGGCGAACTCCGCGCCCTCCCGCTCCTTGCGCAGCAGCGTCTCGACGTCGTCCTCGACGCTCCGGGACTCGGGGTGCCCGTCGGGGAAGGCCGCGACCCCGACGGTGAAGTCACCGAGCCCCTTGATGAGCCCCACGAGCTCGTCCGCATGGTTGAGCCCCTGCGGGTGGGCGACCCACGGCTGACCGAGCCCGCCCTGCGGGTCGCCACGCAGCGCGAGGATGTTGCGGACGCCCGCCGCGGCGTAGTGGCCGACGACCTGGCGCAGCTCCCCGACCGAGTGCCCGACACAGGTCAGGTGCGCCATCGGCGTCAGCGAGGTCTCCTCGAGCACCCGCTGGGTGAGGCGGACGGTGCGGTCACGGGTGCTGCCGCCGGCTCCGTAGGTGATCGAGATGAAGCTCGGCGACACCTTCTCGAGGCTCCGGATGGCACCCCAGAGCTGCTCGGCGGCCGCGTCGTCCTTCGGTGGGAAGAACTCGAAGCTGAAGGTCGGCGTGTCCGCCTTGACCATCGCTGCGAGAGACCGCGTGAAGCGCTCTGCGCGGGTCATCGAGGAAGCCGTGCCGTGTGCCATGCCGCCACCATAGATCGGAGCGTGTCCACGGCGCCGACCCGTGCCACGGGTCGGGCGTCCACCCGCGTAGGCTGACGGCGACGTGCGGGGCAGTCCGCACGCCCAATGATGGAGGAGCGTGCGTGACCAGCCGTACCGACCGCGACGCCCTGCGCCGCCGGGTCCAGCAGGCGATCGACGCGCACATCCAGGGCTCGCGCGCCGCGCTGGCCGAGATCGGCGACGACATCGCCCCGCTCGTGGACTCGGTCTCGCGCCTGCTGAGCGGCGGCAAGGGCCTGCGGGCGAGCTTCCTCTACTGGGGCTACCGGGCCGCCGGCGCCGCTGACTCCGACGCGCTCGTCCGGCTCTCCGCCAGCATGGAGTTCTTCCAGGCCGCCGCCCTGCTGCACGACGACGTGATGGACCGCAGCGACACCCGCCGCGGCATGCCCTCGGCGCACCGCGCGGTCGCCGACCTGCACCGGTCCCGCGGGTGGGCCGGTGACGACGCACGCTTCGGCGAGGGAGCCGCCATCCTCGCGGGCGACCTCTGCCTCACCTGGTGTGACGAGCTGTTCTCCACCTGCGGGCTCCCGGCCGAGGACCTGGCCCGCGGCCGCGGCGCCTTCGACCTCATGCGCACGCAGCTGATGGGCGGCCAGTTCCTCGACCTGCTCGAGTCCGCACGCGGCTGGGACGGGCTGGACCTCGAGGCGCGGATCGCCTCGGCGCGCAACGTCATCCGCTACAAGAGCGCGAAGTACACCATCGAGCACCCGCTGCTCATCGGCGCCCGCGTCGGCGGCGCCCCCGAGGCGGCCCTCGGTGACCTGTCCGCCTACGGCCTCGCCCTCGGCGAGGCGTTCCAGCTGCGCGACGACCTCCTCGGTGTCTACGGGGACCCCGAGGCGACCGGCAAGCCCGCCGGAGACGACCTCCGAGAGGGCAAGCGGACGGTGCTCGTCGCGCTGGCTCTCGACCTGGCGGGGGACGCGGACCGCGACGTGGTTGAGTCCCTGCTGGGCCGGGAGGACCTCGACGAGGCCGGCGTCCACCGGCTTCGGGGCATCTTCGCCGACTCCGGGGCCGTCGAGCAGGTGGAGCGGATGATCCAACGACGCGTCGCTGAGGCCCACGAGGCCCTGGATCGGGCTCGGCAGCAGACCGCCGGCCCGCAGGCCCTGGACGGCGACGCGCTCGCGGTGCTCGACGACCTCGTCGACGCCTCGACCGCCCGCCAGGCCTGAGCCCGAGCGCCGTGTCCGGCGCTCCTAGAAGGCGAGCTCCTGGGCCCGGCGCCGGACCTCGGTCTTGTGGCCCGCGAGCAGGGCGTCGATGGGAGCTCCCTCGACCGGCAGGGTGGGGTCAGGCGTGTAGAGCCACTCGATGCTCTCGTCGTCGGTCAGTCCGCCGTCGGCCAGCACCGTGAAGGTCCCCTTGAGCTCCGGGCGGGGCCCGGCGTCGTCGAGGAACTTCGCCGGGACCGCGACGACTCGGCGGTCCCCCACGCGAGCCGCCAGCACCTCTCGGTCGGCGATCATCTGACGGACCCGGGACAAGGGCACGCCCAGTCGCTCCGCGGCGTCGGGGACGGTGATCCACTCCCCCACGAGCACCTCCAGCTGCGGTCGGTCGTCGGACCGGCCGGCCGGCGAGTCGTCGTCGATGTCGTCGGACCCGGAGGAGGCAGCGCGTGCGTCAGTCACGGGGTCGAGTCTGCCACCAGCGGGGCCGAGCGCTGCACCTGACCGCGCTCCCCCTATCTGGCCAGTGGCGGAGTGGCCGGTGCGAACGCCGTGGAACGAATTACACCGATGTCATTTTTACTTTAGGTCTCAACCATGCGGTAGCGTCACATCGGTCCCACCAGAAACACCAGACCCACTGGTCCGCTTCACCCCTTCGCTCTGCCCAATCGCCCTCCGCTTCAGCCCTCGCACGGCCACCCCTTCCGGCCGCCCTCCACACTCGGGCCAAGGAAAGGACAGCATGCTCACCGCCGACGTCGCACAGCTCGCCCCACCCGCCCACATTGTCTTCGCCGAGCAGGCGGCCCGTCCTTGGCGTGCGATCACCGTCCGCCCGGGAGACACGATCTGGGACCTGGCGATGGCGCACCGGACCACGCCGGGGGCCCTGGTCTCGAAGAACCGGCTCGTGGGGGGAGGCTCGGTGATCCACCCGGGCCAGCGGCTGCTCGTCCCGGCTGCCCCGAGTGCCGGATCCGCGTCGCGGACCGGTTCGAGCCGATCCAGCGCGCCGGCCACGGCCACTCGGAGCAGCGGCCGCTTCCACGTCGTCCGCCCGGGAGACACGCTGAGCGGCATCGCCGCAGCGAACCGCACCTCGGTGACCAAGCTGCTGTCCGCCAACCGGCTCGCCGACCCGCGGATGATCCACCCAGGGCAGCGGATCGCGCTGCCGGGCCGAGCGGCCCCCGTGGCCCCGAAGTCGTCGAGCAAACCAGCCCCGACGAGCGAGAACACCTTCGCGGGCTACACCTACTCGGACGCCACCGTCGCGGCCGCGAAGAAGAACCGGACGACCCTCACCAAGGCGTCCGTCCCGAGCCGGAGCGAGACCGCCTCGATGATCCGGCGCACCGCGGTCCGCCACGGGGTCGATCCCCGGCTCGCGCTGGCGATCGCGTGGCAGGAGTCCGGCTGGAACCAGCGGGCGGTCTCGGTGGCCAACGCCATCGGCACCATGCAGGTCATCCCGTCGTCGGGCGAATGGGCCTCGCAGCTCGCGGGGCGCCGACTCGACCTGCTCGACACGCAGGACAACATCACCGCCGGAGTCGTCATCATCCGCGCCCTGCGCGTCAGCTCGGGCTCGGTCAAGGAGGCCATCGCGGGGTACTACCAGGGGCTGCACTCGGTCCGCACCCAAGGGATGTTCGCGGACACCAAGCAGTACGTGGCTGCGGTCCTGGCCCACGCACAGCGGATGTGACCCGCCCACCCGGCACGGATCGGGCCTCCCCGGGTTCACCGCACTCACACCGTAAACTTCCTGCGTGACGTCCAGCGTGGCGGATGCACTCGTCGGTCGGGAGATCGACGGGCGCTACCGCATCCTCTCCCATCTCGCCGACGGTGGCATGGCCTCCGTCTACGTGGCGATGGACGCACGGCTGGACCGAGAGGTCGCCCTCAAGATCATGCGGCCCGGGCTCGCGACCGACGCCGTCTTCGTCGAGCGGTTCCGCAGCGAGGCTCGAGCGGCAGCCCGCCTCAGCCACCCCAACGTCGTCGCGGTCTACGACCAGGGCGAGGACGACGGGGACGTGTTCCTCGCCATGGAGCTGGTGCACGGCAAGACCCTCCGGGACGTCATCCACGAGGAGGCGCCGCTGACGGCCCGTGAAGCCCTCGCGATCCTTGAGCCCGTGCTCGCCGCGCTCCGGGCCGCCCACGCCGCCGGACTCGTGCACCGGGACGTCAAGCCCGAGAACGTCATCGTCCGACACGACGGCGAGGTCAAGGTCGCCGACTTCGGCCTCGCCCGGGCCGTGGCGAGCGAGGCGACGGCCAACCAGACCGGGGTGCTGCTCGGGACGGTCTCGTACCTCTCGCCGGAGCAGGTCGAGGGCGGCGCCGCCACCGCGCGTAGCGACGTCTACGCTGCCGGCCTGCTCCTCTTCGAGATGCTGACCGGCCGCAAGGCGGTCACCGGCGACAGCCCGATCCAGATCGCCTACCGCCACGTGCACGGCGGCGTCCCACGTCCGTCCTCGATCATCTCGGCGGTCTCAGCAGACCTCGACGAGCTCGTGGCGCAGGCCACCGCGCTCGACCCGGGCGACCGCTTCCCGTCCGCCGCCGAGTTCCTCGCCACGATGCGACTGGTCAGACGGCACCTCACCGAGGGCGAGCTCGACCGCAGCCCGGTCACCGCGCCGCTGACCTTCGACGAGGCAGTCCACCCTGCGACGAACCGCCAGGCCGCTGCCCGCGCGCCGATGCGCGAGACCACCGCCGCGTTGCCCCTGGTGGTGGGCCCGGGCCCGCAGGGGCGTCCGGGCTGGACGCCACGCCCAGCCCGGGCACGCCGGCGTCGCTGGCCCTGGCTCCTTGCCGCCCTGCTCCTTGCCGTGGCCGGTGCCGGCGGATGGTGGTTCACGGCCGGACCGGGCGGGACCACGGTCGTGCCCCAGGCCGTGACGCACACCCTCGACGAGGCCGCAGCCACATTCAAGACCGCGGCTCTCCGCTACGAGTCCAGCGAAGCATTCTCCGAGACCGTCTCGAAGGGCACGGTCATCTCGAGCCAGCCGGCAGCCGGCACGGAGGTCGCCAAGCATTCCCTCGTCCTGCTCGTCGTCTCCAAGGGACCCGAGCGCTACCAGGTGCCGCGACTCGTCAACACCAAGGCCGCAGCGCTTCGCGACGCACTCGCACCGCTGACCCTCAAGAGCAGGTCCACTGAGGACTGGAGCGAGACGGTCCCGAAGGGCGCGGTCATCTCCCAGAAGCCCGCCGCCGGCACCCCGGTCAAGCGCGGGGCCGTCGTCGAGGTGGTCGTCTCGCGCGGCCGACGCCCGATCACCGTCCCCGACGTGCGTGGCCTCCCCCTCGACGAGGCGAAGGCCAAGCTCACCGCCGCCGGGCTCGACGTGGCCCGCGGCGACGACGTCAACCACGACACCGTCCCGACCGGCCACGTCGTCTCGCAGAAGCCGACGAAAGGCACCCTCTTCCGCGGCGACGAGGTCACGCTCGTCATCTCCAAGGGCCCGGTCATGGTCCCGGTGCCGAACGTCGTCGGCAAACCCGTCCAGGAGGCCGAGGCCACGTTGAAGGAGCTCGGGTTCACGATCGAGATCCGCCGTCCCCTCGGCACCTTCTTCGAGCTGGTGCGCGACCAGAGCGTCCCCGCCGACCAGCCCGCTCCGAAGGGCAGCACGATCATCCTCACCGTGGTCTGACCGGCCCGTGCACCCTGCCGCTCGGTCGCGCCTCGCCACGTTCCTGCTCATCGCGCTCACTGCGGTGTGGGGCTCCACCTTCTTCCTCATCCGCGACCTCGTCGAGCACGTGCCGCCGGTCGACTTCCTCGCGGTGCGATTCGGCATCGCCGCGGTCATCATGGTCGTCGTCTTCTGGCGGCCGCTGCGGGCCCTGCGCCGGCGGGAGCTGGGCATCGGCACCGTCCTCGGGCTGCTCTACGGCCTCGCGCAGATCCTCCAGACCCAGGGCTTGGCGACGACACCGGCGTCGGTGTCCGGGTTCATCACCGGCACGTACGTCGTCCTCACCCCCCTCATCACCGCGGTCGTCCTGCGCGAGCGGGTGTCGGGGACGACCTGGGCAGCCGTCTCCCTCGCCACGGCCGGCCTGGCCCTGCTCTCGCTCCGTGGCTTCTCGGTGGGGGTCGGCGAGGCCATCACCCTGCTCGCCGCCGCCCTCTACGCGCTGCACATCGTCGGGCTCGGCCGGCACAGCTCCCACGAGATCGCGACCGGGCTGTCCGTCGTGCAGATGGTCGTCATCGCGGTCCTCTGCACGGTCGGGGCCGTCCCCGGTGGCATCGTGCTGCCGGCCACCGCGGGACAGTGGGCCTCCGTGCTCTACATGGTCGTCTTCGCGAGCATCCTCGCCCTCTGGATGCAGACCTGGGCACAGGCCCACCTGCCCGCGACCCGCGCCGCCATCATCATGACGATGGAGCCGGTCTTTGCTGCGTTCTTCGCCGTGTGGCTCGGCGGTGAGTCGTTGACGGGCCGGATGCTGCTCGGTGGAGGGCTCGTGCTGGCCGCCATGTTCGCCGTCGAGCTGCTCGCTCGCCGGCACCCGGGGGAGCTCCCCGTCGAGACCCTCCACCACGAGGTCTGAGACCGCACCCGCAGCGAAGGTTCCGGACGCCGCCGAGCCGGCTCAGCGGCATACGTCCTCCCCGACGCAACGCACCCGCCTGCCGCGCGACCGTGCCGCCTTCAGGAGACCCGAACGATGGCTGAACGGGGGTGTTTCAGGCTGGGTCGGAGTCCGAGCGGCGCTCGGACAGCAGCGCCGTGAGGACGTCGATCGCGTGGTCGGTCGCTGCGTCGTCGACCTCGAGGTGCCACACGAGCCGCACCGCTCCCGGGCCGACGGCATAGGTCCGGACGCCGCGCGCCAGCGCCGCGGCGACGAAGTCAGGAGCCGGCCAGCCGGCCGCCGCGACGTCGACGATGACGATGTTGGTCTCGACGGTCGACAGGTCGACGGCGCCCGGGGCCGCCGCCCCCATCGCCTCAGCCGCCCGTCGGGCCCGCGCGTGGTCGAGCGCCAGCCGGTCGACGTGGTGGTCGAGTGCCCACAGACCAGCCGCCGCGAGAATGCCGACCTGCCGCATCCCCCCACCGAACCGTTTGCGCCAGACCCGCGCCTCGGCCATCGCGTCGCTGGAGCCGACCAGGACACTGCCGACGGGCGCGCCCAGCCCCTTGCTCAGACAGACCGAGACCGTGTCGAACTCGCGGCCATAGGCGTCCAACGGCACCCCGGTGGCGACGTGGGCGTTCCAGAGCCGGGCACCGTCCAGATGCATCGCGACGCCACGCTCGCGGGTCAGCTCCCGGGCCCGCTGGATCTCGTCGAGCGACTGGATCGTGCCCCCGCCGAAGTTGTGGGTGTTCTCGACGATGACGAGCGCCGTGCACACCTGGTAGGGGCCGACCCCGGTGATCATCAGCTCGGCAGCGTCAGCCGCACGGAAGCGACCGCGCTGCGAGACCCAGGTGCGCGACGAGATGCCCGAGAGGATCGCCGCGGCCCCGAGCTCGGCGCGGAGCACGTGGGCCAGCGAGTCACCCACCAGCTCCTCGCCCGGCTTGACGTGCAGACGGACCCCCAGCTGGTTGGCCATCGAGCCCGTCGGCGTGAACAGTCCGGCCTCGTGCCCGAGCAGCCCGGCGACGCGCTCCTCGAGCTCACGGACCGTCGGGTCCTCACCGAAGACGTCGTCGCCGACCACCGCAGTCG is a genomic window containing:
- the metF gene encoding methylenetetrahydrofolate reductase [NAD(P)H] — translated: MAHGTASSMTRAERFTRSLAAMVKADTPTFSFEFFPPKDDAAAEQLWGAIRSLEKVSPSFISITYGAGGSTRDRTVRLTQRVLEETSLTPMAHLTCVGHSVGELRQVVGHYAAAGVRNILALRGDPQGGLGQPWVAHPQGLNHADELVGLIKGLGDFTVGVAAFPDGHPESRSVEDDVETLLRKEREGAEFAITQMVFDVDNYLRLRDELARRGSQLPVVPGLMPITNARQVVRMAELAGQPMPQAVIDRLERHRDDAEAVRREGLAIATEAARRMLDEGAPGIHFITMNRSSATLEVYGNL
- a CDS encoding Rv2175c family DNA-binding protein; protein product: MTDARAASSGSDDIDDDSPAGRSDDRPQLEVLVGEWITVPDAAERLGVPLSRVRQMIADREVLAARVGDRRVVAVPAKFLDDAGPRPELKGTFTVLADGGLTDDESIEWLYTPDPTLPVEGAPIDALLAGHKTEVRRRAQELAF
- the pknB gene encoding Stk1 family PASTA domain-containing Ser/Thr kinase, producing MTSSVADALVGREIDGRYRILSHLADGGMASVYVAMDARLDREVALKIMRPGLATDAVFVERFRSEARAAARLSHPNVVAVYDQGEDDGDVFLAMELVHGKTLRDVIHEEAPLTAREALAILEPVLAALRAAHAAGLVHRDVKPENVIVRHDGEVKVADFGLARAVASEATANQTGVLLGTVSYLSPEQVEGGAATARSDVYAAGLLLFEMLTGRKAVTGDSPIQIAYRHVHGGVPRPSSIISAVSADLDELVAQATALDPGDRFPSAAEFLATMRLVRRHLTEGELDRSPVTAPLTFDEAVHPATNRQAAARAPMRETTAALPLVVGPGPQGRPGWTPRPARARRRRWPWLLAALLLAVAGAGGWWFTAGPGGTTVVPQAVTHTLDEAAATFKTAALRYESSEAFSETVSKGTVISSQPAAGTEVAKHSLVLLVVSKGPERYQVPRLVNTKAAALRDALAPLTLKSRSTEDWSETVPKGAVISQKPAAGTPVKRGAVVEVVVSRGRRPITVPDVRGLPLDEAKAKLTAAGLDVARGDDVNHDTVPTGHVVSQKPTKGTLFRGDEVTLVISKGPVMVPVPNVVGKPVQEAEATLKELGFTIEIRRPLGTFFELVRDQSVPADQPAPKGSTIILTVV
- a CDS encoding DUF6504 family protein; translated protein: MVRRFSDPVEVRVGEPERPEAFIWRGRLYVVRDVLSQWRERRAWWRDALDAEEADVGPGSSIAAAAREQRVWRVEASPGSSFAPGVYDLAHDESAPGDRWSLVRVAD
- a CDS encoding LysM peptidoglycan-binding domain-containing protein, giving the protein MLTADVAQLAPPAHIVFAEQAARPWRAITVRPGDTIWDLAMAHRTTPGALVSKNRLVGGGSVIHPGQRLLVPAAPSAGSASRTGSSRSSAPATATRSSGRFHVVRPGDTLSGIAAANRTSVTKLLSANRLADPRMIHPGQRIALPGRAAPVAPKSSSKPAPTSENTFAGYTYSDATVAAAKKNRTTLTKASVPSRSETASMIRRTAVRHGVDPRLALAIAWQESGWNQRAVSVANAIGTMQVIPSSGEWASQLAGRRLDLLDTQDNITAGVVIIRALRVSSGSVKEAIAGYYQGLHSVRTQGMFADTKQYVAAVLAHAQRM
- a CDS encoding DMT family transporter, translating into MHPAARSRLATFLLIALTAVWGSTFFLIRDLVEHVPPVDFLAVRFGIAAVIMVVVFWRPLRALRRRELGIGTVLGLLYGLAQILQTQGLATTPASVSGFITGTYVVLTPLITAVVLRERVSGTTWAAVSLATAGLALLSLRGFSVGVGEAITLLAAALYALHIVGLGRHSSHEIATGLSVVQMVVIAVLCTVGAVPGGIVLPATAGQWASVLYMVVFASILALWMQTWAQAHLPATRAAIIMTMEPVFAAFFAVWLGGESLTGRMLLGGGLVLAAMFAVELLARRHPGELPVETLHHEV
- a CDS encoding polyprenyl synthetase family protein, which codes for MTSRTDRDALRRRVQQAIDAHIQGSRAALAEIGDDIAPLVDSVSRLLSGGKGLRASFLYWGYRAAGAADSDALVRLSASMEFFQAAALLHDDVMDRSDTRRGMPSAHRAVADLHRSRGWAGDDARFGEGAAILAGDLCLTWCDELFSTCGLPAEDLARGRGAFDLMRTQLMGGQFLDLLESARGWDGLDLEARIASARNVIRYKSAKYTIEHPLLIGARVGGAPEAALGDLSAYGLALGEAFQLRDDLLGVYGDPEATGKPAGDDLREGKRTVLVALALDLAGDADRDVVESLLGREDLDEAGVHRLRGIFADSGAVEQVERMIQRRVAEAHEALDRARQQTAGPQALDGDALAVLDDLVDASTARQA
- a CDS encoding YbaK/EbsC family protein, whose product is MSDRSRESDAATRASTVLDHPAVARVRQALSDAGVQADIVVLDGAARTAAQAAEALGTSVSAIANSLVFVATTTDHVTVPLLVLTSGGHRVDTDHLAVTLGYARIAKADAEFVRAATGFAIGGVAPVAHAGAVTTMVDASLAEHEVVWAAAGHPHTVFPTTHDELVRVTGGRSVTVR
- a CDS encoding threonine aldolase family protein: MASAAIRADLLSDTVTRPGVAMREAMATAVVGDDVFGEDPTVRELEERVAGLLGHEAGLFTPTGSMANQLGVRLHVKPGEELVGDSLAHVLRAELGAAAILSGISSRTWVSQRGRFRAADAAELMITGVGPYQVCTALVIVENTHNFGGGTIQSLDEIQRARELTRERGVAMHLDGARLWNAHVATGVPLDAYGREFDTVSVCLSKGLGAPVGSVLVGSSDAMAEARVWRKRFGGGMRQVGILAAAGLWALDHHVDRLALDHARARRAAEAMGAAAPGAVDLSTVETNIVIVDVAAAGWPAPDFVAAALARGVRTYAVGPGAVRLVWHLEVDDAATDHAIDVLTALLSERRSDSDPA